From Halodesulfovibrio aestuarii DSM 17919 = ATCC 29578, the proteins below share one genomic window:
- a CDS encoding universal stress protein gives MESILVAIDGKHGAWGALSRACALAKRMDVKLNVLLVVPPVERALSRAEQQVEEDVRVRLGLNIEAAKSEGICINYFLAEGSYDNEVIEFINNNKISLLVHEIPEEDARSPERYYSTLHSIRHRVSCRVEILVPKKGV, from the coding sequence ATGGAAAGTATACTTGTCGCAATTGATGGAAAACACGGGGCTTGGGGAGCTCTATCCAGAGCATGTGCACTGGCAAAACGCATGGATGTGAAGCTTAATGTCCTGCTCGTAGTCCCGCCTGTAGAACGTGCGCTTTCGCGTGCGGAACAGCAGGTGGAGGAAGATGTACGTGTACGTCTTGGGCTGAACATCGAAGCGGCAAAGTCAGAAGGTATTTGCATCAACTATTTCTTGGCTGAGGGTAGTTACGATAATGAAGTCATTGAATTCATTAATAATAACAAGATCTCTTTGTTGGTGCATGAAATACCTGAAGAAGATGCGCGATCACCAGAGAGATACTACTCCACGTTGCATTCAATCCGGCATCGGGTTTCGTGCAGAGTGGAGATCTTGGTCCCTAAAAAAGGCGTATAA
- a CDS encoding sigma-54-dependent Fis family transcriptional regulator: protein MRTKPLILVVDDNPVNLRILVDNLQEKYALIVAKTGEKALEHAVVQRPDLILLDIVLPDMDGFAVCEELQQQDATRSIPVIFISNMQDPECKTRAFSVGGVDYVTKPFHQAEVVARVHTHLLLKGMRERLEEKNVLVKQELIENRRQLNTLMDNLPGIAYRSEVDDQRTMLFMSVGTYEITGFSHTYFTEGGREPFISVVVEEDKAELTERLQAALAAQLRFEHVYRIQTKSGDARWVREQAVGLYDDDGTPFAIEGFISDVTESKMQELGICEENRLLKSKMKAHYFGNIVGNSDPMQNIYEMILKAGATDDNVIVYGESGTGKELVSRAVHDHSSRFDRNYVPVNCGAIPEQLFESEFFGHKKGAFTGAVTNRKGYLEQADNGTLFLDELGEISLMGQIKLLRAIEGGGFIPVGGTELVHTRPRIVAATNRDLMELVQQGQMRSDFYYRIHVVPIYIPPLRDRKEDIPLLIDHFLRILPELDNRPPVTTEVLNAFMAYHWPGNIREMQNALHQYLNLGTLTLGGERIITGSDRTGMQVLQEPLETAMSRFERQYIMDILKANDWHRSHTARTLQVDRRTLFRKMKQYNID, encoded by the coding sequence GTGAGAACAAAGCCGTTAATTCTTGTTGTCGACGATAATCCGGTAAACCTTCGTATTCTTGTGGACAATCTACAAGAAAAGTATGCACTGATTGTGGCAAAAACCGGTGAAAAAGCGTTGGAACATGCTGTTGTACAACGGCCGGATCTTATTCTGCTGGATATTGTGTTACCGGATATGGACGGTTTTGCTGTTTGTGAGGAGTTGCAACAGCAGGATGCTACCCGCAGTATTCCTGTAATATTTATTTCTAATATGCAGGATCCAGAGTGCAAAACCCGTGCTTTCAGTGTTGGAGGGGTAGACTATGTAACCAAACCGTTTCATCAGGCGGAAGTGGTTGCCAGAGTTCATACTCACCTACTCTTAAAGGGGATGCGTGAACGTCTTGAAGAAAAAAACGTACTCGTCAAACAGGAGCTTATCGAAAACCGTCGCCAGCTGAATACGCTGATGGATAATTTGCCGGGGATTGCATACCGGAGCGAAGTGGATGATCAGCGCACCATGCTGTTTATGAGTGTCGGTACCTATGAGATTACCGGATTTTCTCACACATATTTTACTGAAGGCGGCAGGGAACCCTTTATCTCTGTTGTTGTAGAAGAAGATAAGGCGGAGCTTACCGAACGATTACAGGCCGCTTTAGCTGCGCAGCTTCGGTTTGAACATGTCTATCGTATTCAAACAAAATCCGGTGATGCCAGATGGGTTCGAGAGCAGGCAGTAGGTCTGTATGACGATGATGGAACCCCGTTTGCCATCGAGGGGTTTATTTCTGATGTCACCGAAAGCAAAATGCAGGAATTGGGCATTTGCGAAGAAAACCGTTTGCTGAAAAGTAAAATGAAAGCACACTACTTCGGTAACATTGTTGGTAATTCTGATCCGATGCAGAACATCTATGAAATGATTCTGAAGGCTGGCGCAACCGATGATAACGTGATTGTGTACGGCGAGTCCGGCACAGGTAAGGAGCTTGTATCCCGCGCCGTGCATGACCATAGTTCCCGATTTGATCGTAACTATGTTCCGGTTAACTGTGGTGCCATTCCTGAGCAGCTTTTTGAAAGCGAGTTTTTTGGGCATAAGAAGGGGGCCTTTACCGGAGCTGTTACAAACCGCAAAGGGTATTTGGAGCAGGCAGATAATGGTACACTATTTCTTGATGAATTAGGCGAGATAAGCCTTATGGGGCAGATCAAGCTGTTGCGTGCCATAGAAGGCGGGGGATTTATTCCGGTAGGGGGCACAGAACTTGTGCATACGCGTCCGCGTATTGTGGCAGCAACAAACAGAGATTTGATGGAGCTGGTACAACAGGGACAGATGCGGAGTGACTTCTATTACCGTATCCACGTTGTGCCGATTTATATTCCTCCTTTGCGTGACCGTAAGGAAGACATTCCTTTGCTTATCGATCATTTTCTCCGTATATTACCAGAGCTCGATAACCGCCCTCCGGTTACAACAGAAGTGCTTAATGCTTTTATGGCATATCATTGGCCGGGTAACATCAGGGAGATGCAGAATGCTCTGCATCAGTACCTGAATCTCGGGACACTCACCTTGGGTGGGGAGCGCATTATAACCGGAAGCGACAGGACCGGGATGCAAGTTCTTCAGGAGCCGCTTGAAACTGCGATGTCACGTTTCGAACGTCAGTATATTATGGATATTCTCAAGGCGAATGATTGGCATCGATCTCATACAGCCCGTACTTTACAGGTCGACAGACGAACCTTATTCCGCAAGATGAAACAGTATAATATCGATTAA
- a CDS encoding PEP/pyruvate-binding domain-containing protein has translation MLRKFKDVLASWRSKKRVLPFGVHFKKFQSILERNNRILELMADMGDKSGGEYVFDRQYILDTAEQLDDMVFKLISDLSILTQSKNVELFLAFEHIRQAIQEELDGTHAPSGKSYILPLRELGHDLSEQAGGKMSNMGDIRNRLGLSTPDGFVISTRAFYDFMQQNGLLALAREGIEAWDGQDEAALEQLADTIQERIMSAPLPRSLTSQVLAALDDLARAQGIRNIRVALRSSAWGEDGDASFAGQYETVLNVPRGQIMDAYRKVIASTYSYKAWKYRLVKGFHEHEIAMAVGCQLMVESVVGGVLHTYAPHVADGVMVANAVWGLCSPVVDGDAPSDTLVLDRAAPYSLRSLSIADKQRRLVLAPGGGTEWKDIPEGLHLVPSLTLEQLEHLAQAAMSIERYYKRPQDIEWGYDASGALQILQSRPLRFWAAPLNSEPQLEDVTRNAEIVFSGKGVVAQRGVAVGKVFLVDHNTDLTTFPYGAILVSRYTSPRFSRVMHKAQGIITDVGSPTGHMATIAREYRVPTVVNTEVATSLLRSGDEITLDATQNVAYRGSICALDRFTLTEEDVFEDSYEYRLLRRVIKHTSPLNLLDPHAENFKPSACRTYHDITRYIHEKAVEYLIRLSERQEVQHLSAPKRLETKYPLGLMLIDAGEGTTCRPEVRTATPEQIASIPLQEFLKGMECADMWCMDPVSVNLGSFMSSFTRTFPTLLASPDEVGRNLAVVLKHYMNINMRLGYHFNIIDAYISDIINDNYIYFRFLGGVTEFVRRSRRAQFIATVLEHFDFRVEVHGDLVVGRLKKLSCERMSLRMRMLGSLVGYTRQLDARMHTDKDIQEHAEAFITAMKHFLGARYDGREQRKRQAFSNTDS, from the coding sequence ATGTTACGTAAATTCAAAGACGTTCTCGCCTCCTGGCGATCCAAAAAACGTGTACTTCCGTTCGGAGTGCATTTTAAAAAATTCCAGAGTATTCTGGAAAGGAACAACCGCATCTTGGAACTCATGGCTGACATGGGAGACAAGTCGGGAGGCGAGTACGTCTTTGATCGTCAGTACATATTAGATACGGCGGAGCAGCTTGATGACATGGTGTTCAAGCTGATTTCCGATCTCAGTATTTTGACTCAGAGTAAGAACGTCGAACTCTTTCTGGCCTTTGAGCATATTCGTCAGGCCATTCAGGAAGAATTGGACGGAACACATGCTCCCTCAGGGAAAAGCTACATTCTCCCTTTGCGAGAACTTGGGCATGATCTGAGTGAGCAGGCCGGCGGAAAAATGTCCAACATGGGAGATATCCGAAACCGGCTGGGGCTTTCCACACCGGACGGATTTGTCATCAGCACCCGTGCGTTCTATGACTTTATGCAACAGAACGGCTTACTTGCGTTGGCCAGAGAGGGTATAGAGGCGTGGGACGGGCAGGATGAAGCCGCTCTTGAACAGCTTGCCGACACCATACAAGAGCGTATTATGAGCGCTCCCCTGCCACGCAGCCTGACCTCACAGGTCTTGGCTGCTTTGGATGACTTGGCGCGGGCTCAGGGGATACGGAATATCCGTGTAGCCTTGCGCAGCAGCGCGTGGGGTGAAGATGGCGATGCCAGCTTTGCCGGACAGTATGAAACTGTTCTGAATGTGCCCCGCGGACAGATAATGGATGCCTACCGTAAAGTTATAGCTAGTACATACTCCTATAAAGCTTGGAAATATCGCCTAGTAAAAGGCTTTCATGAACATGAAATAGCTATGGCGGTGGGGTGCCAGTTGATGGTGGAAAGTGTGGTCGGTGGCGTGTTGCATACATATGCCCCGCACGTTGCTGATGGTGTCATGGTAGCCAACGCCGTATGGGGACTTTGTTCTCCCGTTGTTGATGGTGATGCTCCCTCGGACACTCTTGTGCTGGACAGGGCAGCTCCGTATTCTTTGCGATCTTTGTCCATAGCAGATAAGCAAAGGCGACTTGTGCTTGCACCGGGAGGCGGTACGGAATGGAAGGATATTCCAGAAGGGTTACATTTGGTCCCAAGCCTTACGCTTGAGCAGTTAGAGCATCTGGCACAGGCCGCCATGAGTATAGAACGGTACTACAAACGTCCGCAGGATATTGAATGGGGCTATGATGCTAGCGGGGCGTTGCAGATTCTGCAGTCGCGCCCTCTACGTTTTTGGGCCGCTCCGTTGAACTCTGAGCCGCAACTTGAGGACGTGACCCGCAACGCTGAGATTGTTTTTTCCGGTAAAGGAGTAGTGGCACAGCGCGGTGTGGCAGTAGGTAAAGTTTTTCTGGTCGATCACAACACTGATCTGACAACATTCCCGTACGGGGCTATTCTGGTGTCCCGATACACTTCGCCACGTTTTTCGCGTGTGATGCACAAGGCGCAGGGGATCATCACCGATGTGGGATCGCCAACGGGGCATATGGCTACCATTGCCCGTGAATACAGGGTTCCAACTGTCGTCAATACTGAGGTAGCCACATCCTTGCTTCGCTCGGGTGATGAAATCACTCTCGATGCTACACAGAATGTGGCGTATCGTGGCAGCATCTGCGCTTTGGATCGCTTTACACTGACAGAAGAAGATGTGTTTGAAGACTCTTATGAATATCGTCTATTACGAAGAGTTATTAAGCATACCAGTCCATTGAACTTGCTCGACCCGCATGCGGAAAACTTTAAACCTTCCGCTTGCCGTACATACCACGATATTACCCGTTATATTCATGAAAAGGCCGTTGAGTACCTCATTCGACTCAGCGAGCGGCAGGAAGTGCAGCATCTTTCCGCCCCTAAGAGGTTGGAAACAAAGTATCCTTTGGGGCTTATGCTTATTGATGCGGGAGAGGGAACCACTTGCCGGCCTGAGGTTCGTACTGCTACTCCAGAGCAAATTGCTTCTATCCCTCTACAGGAATTTCTTAAGGGTATGGAATGCGCAGACATGTGGTGCATGGATCCTGTTTCAGTGAATCTGGGCAGCTTTATGTCCAGCTTCACGCGTACGTTTCCTACATTGCTTGCCAGTCCGGACGAGGTGGGGCGCAATCTCGCGGTGGTGTTGAAGCACTATATGAACATCAACATGCGGTTGGGGTATCATTTTAACATCATCGATGCCTATATTTCTGATATCATAAATGATAACTACATTTATTTCCGGTTTCTGGGCGGTGTTACCGAATTCGTCCGCCGCTCCCGAAGGGCGCAGTTTATTGCAACGGTTCTGGAGCATTTCGATTTTCGGGTAGAGGTACATGGGGACCTTGTGGTAGGCAGGTTGAAGAAGCTGTCATGTGA
- a CDS encoding sulfite exporter TauE/SafE family protein yields MSLDLNLYLPIAGNSVNCLAILGLGGVVGLLSGIFGVGGGFLMTPLLIMLGIPPTVAAASDSNQIVGASTSGTFAHFKLGNVDFKMGMLLLLGGVGGGSLGVQLIKILRQLGNADFLISITYVLMLGFVGGFMFLESLQAMRKPTATKVEEAPKQESRYARAIGALPFQMDFPRSGVQLSVLMPLLLGVLVGVLAAIMGVGGGFIMVPVMVYLLRMPMHVVVGTSLFQILFTCVNVTIMQSWQNHTVDFVLALLLLLGSSIGAQVGTKVGKKLGGEQLKICLASLVLVVMVKMLYDLLARPDVLLAYMGGH; encoded by the coding sequence ATGAGTCTGGATTTAAATCTATATCTTCCCATAGCGGGCAATAGCGTGAATTGTCTCGCAATTCTTGGGCTTGGCGGCGTGGTTGGTTTGCTTTCCGGCATTTTTGGTGTCGGAGGCGGCTTTTTGATGACACCGCTTCTTATTATGCTTGGCATTCCGCCGACCGTGGCAGCGGCGTCGGACTCCAACCAGATTGTGGGTGCATCCACATCCGGTACTTTTGCTCACTTTAAGCTGGGCAATGTGGATTTTAAAATGGGCATGCTGCTGCTTCTAGGTGGTGTCGGCGGCGGCAGTCTCGGGGTGCAGCTCATCAAGATCCTGCGTCAACTCGGCAATGCCGATTTTCTTATTAGCATCACGTACGTGCTGATGCTCGGGTTTGTTGGCGGTTTCATGTTTTTGGAAAGCCTGCAAGCTATGCGTAAGCCAACAGCTACCAAGGTGGAGGAAGCACCTAAACAGGAATCACGTTATGCGCGGGCGATAGGCGCCTTGCCGTTCCAGATGGACTTTCCGCGTTCCGGAGTACAGTTATCGGTGCTTATGCCGTTGTTACTCGGTGTGCTTGTAGGTGTTCTCGCTGCAATTATGGGTGTGGGCGGCGGATTCATTATGGTGCCGGTTATGGTTTATTTGCTACGTATGCCGATGCATGTAGTTGTTGGTACAAGTCTGTTCCAGATCCTCTTTACCTGCGTGAACGTTACTATCATGCAATCATGGCAAAACCATACTGTAGACTTCGTGCTGGCGCTTTTGCTTCTGCTCGGCTCCTCTATCGGGGCACAGGTTGGTACCAAGGTAGGCAAAAAATTGGGTGGCGAACAGCTTAAGATTTGTCTCGCCTCGTTGGTTCTTGTTGTGATGGTAAAGATGCTGTACGACCTGCTGGCTCGTCCTGACGTGCTGTTGGCATACATGGGAGGTCATTAA
- a CDS encoding sigma-54-dependent transcriptional regulator produces the protein MLRVAIVDDEEIVCKRLSLVLGREDFEVEAFIMARSFLERAVQQPFDIVFLDMRLPDQNGLEVLSRIKSLHQQTEVIIVTGHGCMETAIEAIRNGAYHYITKPVNLTEIRLLAKQVQDKISMRLENIRLRETLKGDSGLTSIIGNSPAIQKLFTLIRKVAPVDCNVLIQGGSGTGKALVARAIHQLSPKRDFPFVAFNCGGFSDELINSELFGHERGAFTGATATKIGLLEAASGGTVFLDEIGEMPLAMQVKLLHVIQERQIRRVGGTTPIDLDIRVIAATNKDLKHEVEHGTFREDLFFRLNVVSISLPHLSERREDIPLLVRHFIEKYSLAFHKEVIGIRPQAMQILNNYSYPGNVRELENIIERAVALTEGEEIHASDLPGDMQQLEFDTMEGDGLPTLEEMERRYVIKVLEKTGYNKGMTAQILAIPRTTLWRKLKAYGVE, from the coding sequence ATGCTGCGTGTCGCTATTGTTGATGATGAAGAAATAGTATGTAAACGACTTAGTCTGGTTCTTGGACGTGAAGACTTTGAAGTGGAGGCATTCATTATGGCGCGTTCCTTTTTGGAACGTGCAGTGCAGCAGCCCTTTGACATCGTCTTTTTGGACATGCGGTTGCCCGACCAAAATGGTCTGGAGGTGCTCTCACGCATTAAGTCGCTGCATCAGCAGACAGAAGTGATTATCGTAACCGGACACGGATGTATGGAGACGGCTATTGAGGCCATCCGTAATGGCGCCTATCATTATATTACGAAACCGGTAAACCTGACCGAAATACGACTGCTGGCAAAACAGGTACAGGACAAAATTTCCATGCGTCTGGAAAATATAAGGCTGCGTGAAACACTCAAAGGAGATTCCGGCCTTACGTCAATCATCGGGAACAGCCCTGCCATCCAAAAACTGTTTACGTTAATCCGCAAAGTGGCTCCCGTGGACTGCAACGTGCTCATTCAAGGAGGCAGCGGCACCGGCAAGGCGCTAGTCGCCCGTGCAATCCATCAGCTCAGTCCTAAACGGGATTTTCCTTTTGTAGCCTTTAACTGTGGCGGATTTTCAGACGAGTTAATCAACAGTGAACTCTTCGGGCATGAACGAGGCGCATTCACAGGAGCAACGGCGACCAAAATTGGCCTGCTGGAAGCAGCATCCGGTGGCACGGTTTTTCTCGATGAAATAGGAGAAATGCCACTTGCTATGCAGGTGAAGCTGCTCCATGTAATACAGGAACGGCAAATCAGGCGTGTGGGCGGTACAACCCCCATCGATCTGGACATCCGCGTTATTGCCGCTACCAACAAGGATCTGAAGCATGAGGTGGAACATGGAACCTTCCGTGAAGATTTATTTTTCCGCCTGAACGTGGTTTCCATCTCCCTGCCCCATCTTTCCGAACGACGCGAAGACATTCCGCTGCTGGTACGTCATTTCATCGAAAAATACAGCCTAGCCTTCCACAAAGAAGTTATCGGCATTCGTCCGCAGGCCATGCAAATTCTTAATAACTACAGTTACCCCGGGAACGTGCGTGAACTGGAAAATATTATTGAACGAGCCGTGGCCCTGACAGAAGGTGAAGAAATTCACGCCAGTGACTTGCCGGGAGACATGCAACAATTGGAGTTTGACACCATGGAAGGCGACGGCCTTCCTACGTTGGAAGAAATGGAGCGACGGTATGTTATCAAAGTACTTGAAAAAACAGGATATAACAAAGGCATGACGGCACAAATTCTGGCAATTCCCCGAACCACCTTATGGCGTAAACTCAAAGCCTACGGTGTTGAATAG
- a CDS encoding sensor histidine kinase, which translates to MEVKESISGSNLGRWIVQHTRLDSIKGKIFVIFIMTFLFIGGLSALHFWNLDTVKERMILSQQYDDLLNNILELRRMEKNFFIYGGRESLKESRQYIEHINKLVDSLADDLPVLVGQKVFLRFQSTLNRYNKQVELVLSGEPLTRKALRVLGKELTDSAEQFRHIKRERIHKAISRSSILPFAFLGIFLFLMILVIKIIALGLLRPLDVVKATTQQVARGDFSPIRYKGKRLEEIYALIEAFNRMAQELETNHEDLVQTRKIAAIGTLTAGVAHELNNPINNISLTAEAFGEIYGDAVDEEGQDMLRDILSQTARAADIVKNLLDFSRTERPVFAHLAPANVMDSSIALVKNQFRIAGVYLETSITDDLPPIAGNLRNLQQVFTNLLLNAVQASPQEGTVKVCVELADDQQHIRFSVKDSGPGIAPEIRQQIFEPFFSTKQVGKGTGLGLAVSFSIIKRHYGRIDVKGKEGEGAEFIVLLPCVSEQNNVFSNSLRSKA; encoded by the coding sequence ATGGAAGTGAAAGAATCTATTAGCGGATCAAATCTGGGACGATGGATTGTCCAGCATACACGGCTGGACTCCATCAAAGGGAAAATCTTTGTCATCTTTATTATGACGTTCCTTTTCATTGGAGGCCTCTCCGCCCTGCATTTTTGGAACCTGGATACCGTCAAAGAGCGCATGATCCTTAGTCAACAGTACGACGACCTTCTGAATAACATTCTTGAACTCCGACGCATGGAGAAAAATTTCTTCATTTACGGAGGCAGAGAAAGCCTGAAAGAATCACGTCAGTACATCGAGCATATAAATAAACTGGTAGACAGTCTGGCGGATGACTTACCAGTCCTTGTAGGTCAGAAAGTTTTTCTTCGTTTCCAATCCACGCTAAACAGGTACAACAAGCAGGTGGAACTAGTCCTCAGTGGAGAGCCCCTCACTCGCAAGGCGCTACGGGTTCTAGGGAAAGAACTTACGGACTCTGCTGAACAATTCCGCCACATCAAGCGGGAACGTATACATAAAGCCATCTCTCGCTCATCTATCCTGCCTTTCGCTTTTCTTGGCATTTTCCTGTTCCTTATGATTCTCGTCATCAAGATTATCGCTCTGGGACTATTACGCCCACTGGATGTAGTAAAAGCCACCACTCAACAAGTTGCACGGGGGGACTTCAGCCCCATCCGTTATAAAGGCAAACGTCTCGAAGAAATTTATGCCCTGATCGAAGCCTTCAACCGTATGGCGCAAGAATTAGAAACGAATCATGAAGATCTGGTTCAGACGCGCAAAATCGCGGCTATAGGCACGCTTACAGCCGGAGTTGCACACGAGTTGAACAACCCGATCAACAACATCTCGCTAACAGCGGAAGCTTTTGGTGAAATATACGGCGATGCCGTAGACGAGGAAGGACAGGACATGTTGCGCGACATTCTGAGCCAGACAGCCCGCGCGGCAGATATCGTAAAGAATTTACTGGACTTCTCCCGGACGGAAAGGCCTGTTTTTGCCCATCTCGCCCCGGCAAATGTCATGGACAGTTCCATTGCGCTAGTGAAAAATCAATTCCGTATCGCCGGAGTATATCTGGAAACGTCCATTACCGACGATCTTCCACCTATTGCGGGCAATCTACGCAACCTGCAACAAGTATTTACAAACCTGTTGCTCAATGCCGTTCAGGCAAGCCCTCAGGAAGGTACAGTTAAAGTCTGCGTTGAGCTCGCAGACGATCAACAACATATTCGCTTTTCTGTTAAAGACAGCGGCCCCGGCATCGCTCCTGAAATCCGGCAACAGATTTTCGAACCCTTTTTCTCCACAAAGCAAGTTGGGAAAGGTACAGGACTGGGGTTAGCCGTCAGCTTCTCAATCATCAAGCGCCACTACGGACGCATTGATGTGAAAGGCAAAGAAGGGGAAGGCGCTGAATTTATAGTCTTACTCCCCTGTGTTTCAGAACAAAACAATGTGTTCAGTAACAGTTTAAGGAGTAAAGCCTGA
- a CDS encoding EFR1 family ferrodoxin (N-terminal region resembles flavodoxins. C-terminal ferrodoxin region binds two 4Fe-4S clusters.), with amino-acid sequence MEIDPVKLVYFSPTETTKAVAHGIAHGIDSSSIELVDLTTPSGREQSLLAAKDELLVVAVPVYMGRVPALATEWLKTIKADNTPAVCVVVYGNRAYDDALLELKDTVEKCGCIPIACGAYVGEHSFSNSDTPIAEGRPDKADVTHAEEFGRKICEKLQAVSSLSQLSDVAVPGSYPYGGRTELWSVDFIAVNSTCTQCGSCADVCPVGAIDSQHSSIINHEKCITCCACIKSCPQGARTMKPSPVKDASERLNNLCKEPKQPECFL; translated from the coding sequence ATGGAAATAGATCCTGTAAAATTAGTATACTTTTCACCAACAGAAACAACAAAAGCGGTCGCTCATGGCATTGCTCATGGCATTGATTCTTCGTCAATCGAACTTGTAGATCTAACCACACCAAGCGGAAGAGAACAGTCTTTGCTAGCTGCAAAGGATGAATTGCTTGTGGTCGCAGTTCCTGTCTACATGGGAAGAGTTCCGGCTTTGGCAACTGAATGGCTTAAGACAATTAAAGCTGATAATACTCCCGCGGTTTGCGTTGTTGTCTATGGTAACCGTGCTTATGATGATGCCTTGCTTGAATTAAAAGATACTGTAGAAAAATGTGGATGTATTCCTATTGCATGCGGGGCATACGTTGGTGAACATTCATTTTCAAATTCAGATACGCCAATAGCTGAAGGACGTCCCGACAAAGCCGATGTAACTCATGCGGAAGAATTCGGGCGTAAGATTTGTGAAAAACTGCAAGCTGTTTCATCACTCTCTCAACTCTCCGATGTAGCAGTGCCTGGCAGTTATCCTTATGGGGGACGTACGGAATTATGGAGTGTTGATTTTATCGCTGTGAATAGCACATGCACACAATGCGGAAGTTGTGCAGACGTATGCCCTGTAGGTGCTATTGATTCGCAACATAGCTCGATAATTAATCATGAAAAATGCATTACGTGTTGTGCATGTATAAAGAGTTGTCCTCAAGGCGCTAGAACAATGAAACCCAGTCCGGTAAAAGATGCCTCAGAACGGCTTAATAATCTTTGTAAAGAACCCAAGCAGCCGGAATGTTTTTTATAA
- a CDS encoding TIGR02186 family protein — MKTVTFFRLAMAAFCLFVVSAVSVPAHAETDISAIKAAPESIAMGAQYDGIDLTVHGTVPEGSDVVLRFTGPPADMHLREKGKLFGLLWMNVGKVAVKNVPNVCLVDSSRPFDQLGAAVASYRLEGLRDAVEVEKTTELPKIDVAHELILLKEQDGMYHESEGGIVFGKVVDGMQSYTAKLHIPSALSPGKYLVEAAVLRDGIIIGKNTAPVEAALVGFPKWLSSMAFDNSLLYGVLATIIAIFSGLIIGMVFQSKGAH, encoded by the coding sequence ATGAAGACTGTTACCTTCTTTCGCCTTGCAATGGCAGCATTCTGTTTGTTTGTCGTGAGTGCTGTTTCCGTGCCTGCACATGCAGAAACAGACATCAGTGCTATAAAGGCTGCTCCAGAATCTATTGCTATGGGGGCACAGTATGACGGTATAGATCTTACCGTTCATGGTACCGTACCGGAAGGCAGTGACGTTGTTTTGCGTTTTACCGGCCCTCCTGCCGACATGCATCTGCGTGAAAAAGGCAAACTTTTCGGTCTGCTTTGGATGAACGTAGGAAAAGTTGCCGTTAAAAACGTCCCTAACGTTTGTCTTGTGGATTCAAGTCGTCCTTTTGACCAGCTCGGGGCTGCTGTTGCTTCCTACCGTCTGGAAGGACTGCGGGATGCCGTTGAAGTGGAAAAGACGACCGAGTTGCCTAAGATAGACGTTGCTCATGAACTGATCCTGTTGAAAGAACAGGACGGTATGTACCATGAGTCCGAAGGTGGTATTGTGTTTGGCAAAGTTGTTGACGGCATGCAGTCGTACACGGCTAAGCTGCATATCCCTTCCGCGCTTTCTCCTGGAAAATACCTTGTGGAGGCCGCAGTCCTTCGTGACGGCATCATAATCGGGAAAAACACAGCTCCTGTAGAGGCTGCTTTGGTAGGTTTCCCGAAATGGCTTAGCTCCATGGCATTTGACAACTCTCTGCTTTATGGCGTGTTGGCAACCATTATTGCTATATTCAGCGGCTTGATCATTGGTATGGTTTTCCAGAGCAAGGGTGCTCACTAA